A single region of the Halorussus sp. MSC15.2 genome encodes:
- a CDS encoding ABC transporter substrate-binding protein — translation MRTHTNRRSVLKALGAGGVGATTTGLLRQGQTYRIGSAVSNSGDLAVYGQRHKRGMNLALEQVNEVGIGDGGTLKVSVEDTASSPQTGVSAAQKLVNQEGVPLLIAAVSSGVTMAIARSVTIPNDVVQVSPHSTSPKITNLQDDGYVLRAAPSDAFQGAAMAQLALDQGIQRAAVIMVNNDYGRGFADVLETRFAEGGGTITNKVPYNSGKSSYRPQLNQAMQSDPEAILFVAYPESFTTMARQAFEMGIKDQVQYIGAESTLAEPIKENVPAKALNGMIGTTPSAPTRNEGWQSFVSAFREKYGQEPTVWAAYSYDATMLSALAVQKSSEFTGPALKESIYPVSRPEGKTVSTFETAKSELQAGNEIDYAGVSGSIDLNEKGDVPGTYKWWKFTNGSYQMQDFIDVKQDQGTTNGTGAETTTQGQ, via the coding sequence ATGAGAACACACACCAACCGGCGGTCGGTGCTGAAAGCGCTCGGCGCAGGCGGCGTCGGCGCGACGACGACCGGACTGCTACGGCAGGGCCAGACGTACAGAATCGGGTCGGCGGTATCGAACTCCGGCGACCTCGCAGTGTACGGTCAGCGGCACAAGCGAGGGATGAACCTCGCGCTGGAACAGGTCAACGAAGTCGGCATCGGCGACGGCGGAACGCTGAAGGTGTCCGTCGAGGACACCGCCAGTTCGCCTCAGACCGGGGTCAGCGCGGCCCAGAAGCTCGTAAATCAAGAAGGCGTTCCGCTGTTAATCGCTGCCGTCTCCAGCGGAGTCACGATGGCAATCGCGCGGTCGGTGACGATTCCGAACGACGTCGTTCAGGTGAGTCCGCACAGCACCAGCCCGAAGATTACGAACCTCCAAGACGACGGCTACGTCCTACGGGCAGCGCCATCCGACGCCTTCCAAGGGGCGGCGATGGCCCAGTTGGCGCTCGACCAAGGCATCCAGCGGGCTGCGGTCATCATGGTCAACAACGACTACGGGCGCGGATTCGCCGACGTCCTCGAAACACGGTTCGCCGAGGGTGGCGGTACCATCACGAACAAGGTGCCGTACAACTCCGGGAAGTCGTCGTACCGACCGCAACTGAATCAGGCGATGCAGAGCGACCCAGAGGCGATACTGTTCGTCGCCTACCCGGAGTCGTTCACCACGATGGCGAGGCAGGCGTTCGAGATGGGTATCAAAGACCAAGTGCAATACATCGGCGCCGAGAGCACGCTCGCCGAACCCATCAAGGAGAACGTCCCGGCGAAGGCGCTCAACGGGATGATTGGCACGACGCCCAGCGCGCCGACACGGAACGAGGGCTGGCAGTCGTTCGTCTCGGCGTTCCGGGAGAAGTACGGTCAGGAGCCGACCGTCTGGGCGGCGTACTCCTACGACGCCACGATGCTGTCGGCGCTGGCGGTGCAGAAATCGTCGGAGTTCACCGGACCGGCGCTCAAAGAGTCTATCTACCCGGTCTCGCGGCCGGAAGGCAAGACGGTCTCGACGTTCGAGACCGCGAAGTCGGAACTCCAAGCAGGCAACGAGATAGACTACGCGGGCGTCTCCGGGTCCATCGATTTGAACGAGAAGGGCGACGTGCCCGGCACCTACAAGTGGTGGAAGTTCACGAACGGGAGCTACCAGATGCAGGACTTCATCGACGTGAAACAGGACCAAGGGACGACGAACGGGACGGGAGCGGAAACGACGACGCAGGGGCAGTAG
- a CDS encoding tRNA-binding protein, with product MSGGPFETTFRVGEVVEAESFPETNKPEMAKLRIDLGDEAVQSVAQTGYNYDPEDLVGRQVLCATDLGSVRIAGEKSEALTVGVPDEDGHPVLVAPDDDVPLGGELY from the coding sequence ATGTCAGGCGGTCCCTTCGAGACCACGTTCCGCGTCGGCGAAGTCGTCGAGGCCGAGTCGTTCCCCGAGACGAACAAACCCGAGATGGCGAAACTCCGAATCGACCTCGGCGACGAGGCGGTCCAGTCGGTCGCTCAGACCGGCTACAACTACGACCCGGAGGACCTCGTGGGCCGACAGGTCCTCTGCGCGACCGACCTCGGGTCGGTCCGCATCGCGGGCGAGAAGTCCGAGGCGCTGACTGTCGGCGTCCCCGACGAAGACGGCCACCCGGTTCTCGTCGCGCCCGACGACGACGTGCCCCTCGGCGGGGAACTCTACTGA
- a CDS encoding PKD domain-containing protein: MNVDRTTILSFGLTVLLVTSALPPGIAGLVGTASADHGDAPVYTVRQPGTNVCYEVQPYSYDHPKMVPEVEVRRDITYEEADVKGSFRNPDWNGFESIESQMDYRYRNDTDPRPGPENVSYKGQISEYAPYLNTQFVHEGWEYATYGKYNWSADGESHLFFYENANGEVSLVVRHDRLYEETGTSSHYPYNGEYGPADGFLEPSPGGGTADWTFDDLPSGEWAYIDDMYPRAEIDDRYVDASGTQFGHRNLAEKNANYDRLSTFTGGYFDVHWTWGPGGTDGGAYRGFHNLQRGENVTIDAAFTGDIQRWAVRHNTGHDDMNGEMKNLQMDKPLVIERGARCLDANLNADRSPVEAGQSVTFTADEAAESYQWDYDGDGQVDENTTDHSVAHTYENASEKQATVTMVADGREVTASTTVEVKAGEPPTADFAVNDTAGDSQYHVVGESIAFDGSASSDNVALADGYEWRVNGSAKSGERVSHTFGAPGEYEVSLTVADRSGKTDNVTKTVTVVTQDDPTAEAAATPATVEAGAPITLDASASSDEHGSVESYSWSAPGGDVRDEDGGDPGASVTYGSAGDYQVELTATDNNGNADTDSVNVTVTNGSDPNITSHSVPSEVSVSETVEVSATATDNSDRSLNYTWTFSQSGTVAERYGPDASYQFDGTGAATVKLVVSDASGRAVSTGDISVDVVDRPNAELSVPDETRAGNEVTLDASNSTDQRSEITEYRWDFDGDGTAERTTDAANATVTHTYDSSGTYGPVVTVADDDGDTDNASATIEVKPEEKAAGGGGGGGGGGGSTSLGPPPVVTEVKQTGANTAVVDVRNGQSDETISAGLPTSEVAGQTGVTFRRVAVDIRSDDTHVAFESSASADPPENAAELTATDETLAYLGLDAKYLDTGVENATVEFTVNRSALGGLASGDDVAVYRYDAGWTRLDATVVESTGDAYRLRTTADGLGAFAVGANRPLAVADAELASETVATGDEVTATATVENTGTATRSAAVTLTLDGSSVASETVEVAPGESAEVTLTGTAPATGTYDVAVGGTSVGNLTVKETIPANTSVTDVSLNSSTISAGEQVEITATVENTGGEPGERPVTLTMFGEQLATKNVTVPPGETATVTFVRQVDAAGNFTVDVEGKTATLGVTSADDGGVLGNDAPSVPGFGVGTAVVALIGAVLLARRRD; this comes from the coding sequence ATGAACGTCGATAGAACCACGATTCTAAGCTTTGGACTGACGGTACTGTTGGTAACGTCGGCGCTGCCGCCCGGCATCGCGGGGCTGGTCGGGACGGCGAGCGCGGACCACGGCGACGCGCCGGTGTACACGGTTCGGCAACCCGGCACGAACGTCTGCTACGAGGTACAACCCTACTCGTACGACCACCCCAAGATGGTCCCCGAAGTCGAAGTTCGGCGGGACATCACCTACGAGGAGGCCGACGTGAAGGGGTCGTTCCGCAACCCCGACTGGAACGGGTTCGAGTCCATCGAGTCCCAGATGGACTACCGCTACCGGAACGACACCGACCCGCGTCCCGGTCCGGAGAACGTCTCCTACAAGGGCCAGATTTCGGAGTACGCACCGTACCTCAACACCCAGTTCGTCCACGAGGGCTGGGAGTACGCCACGTACGGCAAGTACAACTGGTCGGCTGACGGGGAGAGCCACCTGTTCTTCTACGAGAACGCGAACGGGGAGGTGAGTCTGGTCGTCCGCCACGACAGACTGTACGAGGAGACCGGCACCTCGTCGCACTACCCGTACAACGGCGAGTACGGTCCCGCCGACGGCTTCCTCGAACCGTCGCCCGGCGGCGGGACGGCCGACTGGACGTTCGACGACCTCCCGAGTGGCGAGTGGGCGTACATCGACGACATGTACCCCCGCGCGGAGATAGACGACCGGTACGTCGATGCCAGCGGAACGCAGTTCGGCCACCGGAACCTCGCCGAAAAGAACGCGAACTACGACCGCCTCAGCACCTTCACCGGCGGCTACTTCGACGTCCACTGGACGTGGGGTCCCGGCGGAACTGACGGCGGCGCGTACCGCGGGTTCCACAACCTCCAGCGGGGCGAGAACGTCACCATCGACGCTGCGTTCACCGGCGACATCCAGCGGTGGGCCGTGCGCCACAACACCGGCCACGACGACATGAACGGCGAGATGAAGAATCTCCAGATGGACAAACCGCTGGTCATCGAGCGCGGCGCGCGATGCCTCGACGCGAACTTGAACGCAGACCGGAGTCCGGTCGAGGCGGGCCAGAGCGTGACGTTCACCGCGGACGAAGCCGCCGAGAGCTACCAGTGGGACTACGACGGCGACGGGCAGGTAGACGAGAACACGACCGACCACTCGGTCGCCCACACCTACGAGAACGCAAGCGAGAAGCAGGCGACCGTGACCATGGTCGCCGACGGCCGGGAGGTGACGGCGTCTACCACGGTCGAGGTGAAGGCGGGCGAACCGCCCACAGCGGACTTCGCCGTCAACGACACAGCGGGCGACAGCCAGTACCACGTCGTCGGCGAGTCCATCGCGTTCGACGGGTCGGCGAGTTCCGACAACGTGGCGCTCGCCGACGGCTACGAGTGGCGCGTCAACGGGAGCGCGAAGAGCGGGGAGCGAGTCTCGCACACCTTCGGCGCGCCGGGCGAGTACGAGGTGTCACTCACTGTGGCCGACCGAAGCGGGAAGACCGATAACGTCACGAAGACGGTGACCGTCGTCACACAGGACGACCCGACCGCCGAGGCCGCGGCGACCCCCGCGACGGTCGAAGCGGGAGCGCCGATAACTCTCGACGCGAGCGCGAGCAGTGACGAACACGGGAGCGTCGAATCCTACTCGTGGAGCGCACCCGGCGGCGACGTGCGCGACGAGGACGGCGGCGACCCCGGAGCCAGCGTCACGTACGGGTCGGCAGGTGACTATCAGGTCGAACTGACGGCTACCGACAACAACGGGAACGCCGACACCGACAGCGTCAACGTCACGGTCACGAACGGGAGCGACCCGAACATCACGAGCCACTCCGTTCCGAGCGAGGTGTCGGTGAGCGAGACCGTCGAGGTGTCGGCGACCGCGACCGACAACAGCGACCGGTCGCTGAACTACACGTGGACGTTCAGCCAGTCGGGGACCGTGGCCGAACGATACGGCCCGGACGCGAGCTATCAGTTCGACGGGACGGGAGCGGCCACGGTCAAACTCGTGGTCAGCGACGCCTCCGGCCGGGCGGTCTCGACCGGCGATATCTCGGTGGACGTCGTCGACAGACCGAACGCGGAACTCTCGGTCCCCGACGAGACCCGCGCGGGGAACGAGGTGACGCTCGACGCGAGCAACTCCACCGACCAACGGAGTGAAATCACGGAGTACCGCTGGGACTTCGACGGCGACGGGACGGCCGAGCGCACCACCGACGCCGCGAACGCGACGGTGACCCACACGTACGACAGTTCCGGTACCTACGGCCCTGTCGTGACCGTCGCGGACGACGACGGGGACACCGACAACGCGTCGGCGACTATCGAGGTGAAACCCGAGGAGAAGGCCGCGGGCGGCGGTGGCGGGGGAGGCGGCGGTGGCGGTTCGACCAGTCTCGGCCCGCCGCCGGTCGTCACCGAGGTCAAACAGACCGGGGCAAACACCGCGGTAGTGGACGTGCGAAACGGGCAGTCCGACGAGACGATTAGTGCGGGACTGCCGACCAGCGAGGTTGCAGGACAGACCGGCGTCACCTTCCGGCGCGTGGCGGTCGATATCCGGAGCGACGACACGCACGTCGCGTTCGAGAGTTCCGCGAGCGCCGACCCGCCGGAGAACGCCGCCGAACTGACCGCGACCGACGAAACGCTGGCGTACCTCGGTCTCGACGCGAAGTATCTCGATACCGGCGTGGAGAACGCGACCGTGGAGTTCACGGTCAATCGGTCCGCGCTCGGCGGACTCGCGTCTGGCGACGACGTGGCGGTCTACCGGTACGACGCCGGGTGGACGCGACTCGACGCGACGGTCGTGGAATCGACCGGCGACGCCTACAGACTCAGGACGACCGCCGACGGACTCGGTGCGTTCGCGGTCGGCGCGAACCGGCCGCTCGCGGTCGCCGACGCCGAGTTGGCGAGCGAGACCGTGGCGACCGGCGACGAGGTGACGGCGACCGCGACGGTCGAGAACACCGGGACTGCCACCCGGAGCGCCGCGGTGACCCTCACGCTCGACGGGAGTTCGGTCGCCTCCGAGACGGTGGAGGTCGCTCCCGGCGAGTCGGCCGAAGTGACGCTCACGGGGACGGCCCCGGCGACCGGCACCTACGACGTCGCTGTCGGCGGCACGTCGGTCGGTAACCTCACGGTCAAAGAGACGATTCCGGCGAACACGTCGGTCACCGACGTGTCGCTGAACAGTTCGACCATCTCGGCGGGCGAGCAGGTCGAAATCACGGCCACGGTCGAGAACACCGGCGGCGAACCGGGCGAACGACCGGTGACGCTGACCATGTTCGGCGAGCAGTTGGCGACCAAGAACGTGACGGTCCCGCCGGGCGAGACGGCGACCGTCACCTTCGTCCGGCAGGTGGACGCCGCCGGTAACTTCACGGTGGACGTGGAGGGGAAGACGGCGACCCTCGGCGTGACGAGCGCCGACGACGGCGGCGTTCTCGGGAACGACGCCCCGAGCGTTCCCGGATTCGGCGTCGGCACCGCGGTCGTCGCGCTAATCGGGGCGGTGCTACTCGCACGGAGACGCGACTGA
- a CDS encoding right-handed parallel beta-helix repeat-containing protein — MTFREVRTLVVLLTALGLALGAGGVLTTTPFDAATATDATPTEIGSCTTIDEPGTYVLTTDIENAGKTAISQPCMKITADNVTFDGGGHTIDGRGESHTKGVAVADAEGVTITNVSVNDWHSGVLVTGGSATVRNVSTFSNAYGVRLENATGGTVENSTISDNLVGVSAIGVDVSLSNNEFSGNEIRVQRAD, encoded by the coding sequence ATGACATTTCGAGAGGTCCGAACGCTCGTCGTTCTTCTCACCGCGCTCGGATTGGCGCTCGGCGCTGGCGGCGTCCTGACGACGACCCCGTTCGACGCGGCGACGGCGACCGACGCGACCCCGACGGAAATCGGTTCCTGCACGACCATCGACGAACCCGGTACCTACGTCCTGACGACCGACATCGAGAACGCGGGCAAGACGGCTATCTCTCAGCCCTGCATGAAAATCACCGCCGACAACGTGACCTTCGACGGCGGCGGTCACACCATCGACGGCAGAGGCGAGAGTCACACCAAGGGTGTCGCGGTCGCGGACGCCGAGGGCGTTACCATAACGAACGTCTCCGTCAACGACTGGCACTCCGGCGTCCTCGTCACGGGCGGGTCGGCCACGGTCCGGAACGTCTCGACGTTCTCGAACGCCTACGGGGTCCGACTGGAGAACGCCACCGGCGGCACCGTCGAGAACAGCACCATCTCGGACAACCTCGTCGGCGTCTCCGCGATAGGCGTGGACGTGTCGCTCTCGAACAACGAGTTCTCGGGCAACGAAATCCGCGTCCAGCGCGCCGACTGA
- a CDS encoding branched-chain amino acid ABC transporter permease, giving the protein MASLLQLFANGVIFGSIVLLASVGLSLLYGIGNFANFAHGELLTIGAYVAFVVKVTLGLPFVAALGVSVVATAVVGVALDRVLFVRHRDSSPIVLLIVTIGVALVLRSLIRIVWTNQLRSYRLPLRRGIQFVDTTLHVGSYDVLLRLRVTRDGLTIVAVAALFALVTHLFLTRTKMGVAMRATADNRSLAKITGVDTDRVLRATWGLSGALAAVGGAFLGVQTGVIQPRMGFNILLVAFAAVILGGIGSPYGAMVGAYVIGIAQEMSIAVPGVSASYRAAVSFLVLVVVLLVRPEGIAGGRWG; this is encoded by the coding sequence ATGGCTAGCCTCCTCCAGTTGTTCGCCAACGGGGTGATATTCGGGAGCATCGTCCTGCTGGCGTCCGTCGGACTCTCGCTGCTGTACGGCATCGGTAACTTCGCCAACTTCGCCCACGGCGAGTTGCTGACCATCGGCGCGTACGTCGCGTTCGTCGTCAAGGTCACGCTGGGACTTCCGTTCGTGGCGGCGCTGGGGGTGAGTGTGGTCGCCACCGCGGTGGTCGGCGTCGCGCTCGACCGCGTCCTGTTCGTGCGCCACCGCGACTCCTCGCCCATCGTCCTGCTCATCGTGACCATCGGAGTGGCGCTCGTCCTGCGAAGTCTGATACGTATCGTCTGGACCAACCAACTGCGGTCCTACCGACTCCCGCTCCGGCGGGGCATCCAGTTCGTGGACACCACGCTCCACGTCGGGAGCTACGACGTCCTGCTCCGCCTGCGGGTCACTCGGGACGGCCTGACTATCGTCGCGGTCGCCGCGCTGTTCGCGCTCGTGACGCACCTCTTCCTGACCCGAACGAAGATGGGAGTGGCGATGCGGGCGACCGCCGACAACCGGTCGCTGGCGAAGATAACGGGCGTCGACACCGACAGAGTGCTGCGGGCGACGTGGGGGCTATCGGGGGCGCTGGCGGCGGTCGGCGGCGCCTTCCTCGGCGTCCAGACCGGCGTCATCCAGCCTCGGATGGGGTTCAACATCCTGCTGGTGGCGTTCGCCGCGGTCATCCTCGGCGGCATCGGTAGCCCGTACGGAGCCATGGTCGGCGCGTACGTCATCGGCATCGCTCAGGAGATGTCCATCGCCGTTCCGGGCGTGAGCGCGAGTTACCGGGCGGCCGTCTCCTTCCTCGTGTTGGTGGTCGTCCTGCTGGTCAGACCCGAGGGTATCGCCGGAGGGCGGTGGGGATGA
- a CDS encoding DEAD/DEAH box helicase codes for MTDSENDVADAGPPDESDTRPDEATDAVESASEVADDEAVDVESFHDAVEQFGRPVVTAEEVARALDRSQAETDDALAGLAEGEGVERLDVSNDPVVWYPTDWGKLADRERVIVFPKRRELVVDQPTQFTRAQLSQFAHLVDTTRDGGYIYEIRQEDVWAAPFDDFEDLLGTLRDVLPERSPHLEEWMESQWKRARQFVLRTDEEDGYVVLEAASEDLMGNVARQRLDEGQLRAPLSDTESWVAEESVAEVKRVLYEAGYPVRDERDLDTGEELDVTLNLRLRDYQQEWVNQFVETKSGVLVGPPGSGKTVAGMGAIEAVGGETLILVPGRELASQWHEELLANTTLAPDQIGEYHGGTKDVRPVTIATYQTAGMDRHRQLFDQREWGLIIYDEVHHVPSRVFRRSAELQSKHRLGLSATPVREDDKEEEIFTLIGPPIGTDWDALFEAGYVQEPEVQIRYVPWDDETYRNEYGSADGHEKRQIAASNPAKLREIRHLRAEHPHAKTLIFVEYLDQGEALAEALNVPFISGEMRHARREQLLQQFKSGQRDALVVSRVGDEGIDLPDAELAIVASGLGGSRRQGAQRAGRTMRPTGNSRMYVLATRGTTEEDFARRRMQHLSAKGVRVTEQSAEAVEDRTP; via the coding sequence ATGACCGACTCCGAGAACGATGTCGCCGACGCCGGCCCTCCCGACGAGAGCGACACTCGCCCGGACGAAGCGACCGACGCAGTCGAATCCGCCAGCGAAGTGGCCGACGACGAGGCGGTGGACGTCGAGTCGTTCCACGACGCCGTCGAGCAGTTCGGCCGCCCCGTCGTCACCGCCGAGGAAGTCGCGCGCGCACTCGACCGGTCGCAGGCCGAGACCGACGACGCGCTCGCCGGTCTCGCGGAGGGCGAGGGCGTCGAGCGTCTCGACGTCTCGAACGACCCCGTGGTCTGGTATCCGACCGACTGGGGGAAACTGGCCGACCGCGAGCGCGTCATCGTCTTCCCGAAGCGCCGCGAACTGGTCGTGGACCAACCGACCCAGTTCACTCGCGCGCAACTCTCCCAGTTCGCCCACCTCGTGGACACCACGCGCGACGGCGGTTACATCTACGAGATTCGCCAAGAGGACGTGTGGGCCGCCCCGTTCGACGACTTCGAGGACCTGCTGGGCACCCTCCGCGACGTGTTACCCGAGCGGTCGCCCCACCTCGAAGAGTGGATGGAGAGCCAGTGGAAGCGCGCCCGCCAGTTCGTCCTCCGGACCGACGAGGAGGACGGCTACGTCGTCCTCGAAGCCGCGAGCGAGGACCTGATGGGCAACGTCGCGCGCCAGCGACTGGACGAGGGCCAACTCCGCGCCCCGCTGTCGGACACCGAGAGCTGGGTGGCCGAGGAGTCAGTCGCCGAGGTCAAGCGCGTCCTCTACGAGGCCGGATACCCCGTCCGCGACGAGCGCGACCTCGACACCGGCGAGGAACTGGACGTGACACTGAACCTGCGTCTGCGCGACTACCAGCAGGAGTGGGTAAACCAGTTCGTCGAGACCAAGTCGGGCGTCCTCGTCGGTCCGCCGGGGAGCGGGAAGACGGTGGCGGGCATGGGCGCTATCGAGGCGGTCGGCGGCGAGACCCTGATTCTCGTCCCCGGCCGCGAACTCGCCAGTCAGTGGCACGAGGAACTGCTGGCCAACACCACCCTCGCGCCCGACCAGATAGGCGAGTACCACGGCGGCACGAAGGACGTCCGGCCGGTCACCATAGCGACCTACCAGACCGCCGGGATGGACCGCCACCGCCAACTGTTCGACCAGCGCGAGTGGGGCCTCATCATCTACGACGAGGTCCACCACGTCCCGTCTCGGGTCTTCCGGCGGTCCGCGGAACTCCAGAGCAAGCACCGACTCGGTCTCTCGGCCACCCCGGTCCGCGAGGACGACAAGGAAGAGGAGATATTCACGCTCATCGGCCCGCCCATCGGCACCGACTGGGACGCGCTGTTCGAGGCCGGATACGTGCAGGAACCCGAGGTCCAGATTCGCTACGTCCCGTGGGACGACGAGACCTACCGCAACGAGTACGGGAGCGCCGACGGGCACGAGAAGCGCCAGATAGCCGCGAGCAACCCCGCGAAACTCCGCGAGATTCGCCACCTGCGCGCGGAGCACCCCCACGCGAAGACCCTGATATTCGTGGAGTACCTCGACCAAGGCGAGGCGCTGGCGGAGGCGCTCAACGTCCCGTTCATCTCGGGCGAGATGCGCCACGCCCGGCGCGAACAGTTGCTCCAGCAGTTCAAGTCGGGCCAGCGCGACGCGCTGGTCGTCTCCCGCGTCGGCGACGAGGGCATCGACCTGCCGGACGCCGAACTCGCCATCGTGGCCTCGGGTCTCGGCGGGTCCCGACGACAGGGCGCACAGCGCGCGGGCCGGACGATGCGCCCGACGGGCAACTCCCGGATGTACGTGCTGGCGACCCGTGGCACGACCGAGGAGGACTTCGCCCGGCGGCGGATGCAACACCTCTCGGCGAAGGGCGTCCGCGTCACCGAGCAGAGCGCGGAAGCGGTCGAGGACCGCACGCCGTAA
- a CDS encoding branched-chain amino acid ABC transporter permease: MTVSEVALAGLTGLSAFIVNVATFAVVYVVLALGLNLQWGYTGLFNISVAAFWGIGAYAAAVVTKPPSAPTAFGLNLPYLWVDVAGVPLPLAPAVFAGALTAGAVSLLVAIPTLRLRDDYLAIATLGLAEVIRLILTNEEWLTQGARGLSVSNPILGMDYSNLILLGIALTLLGVTYWLLEAGVDSPWGRVLKAVREDETVAKSVGKDTFAFKTQSFVLGSMVMGAAGTITALQLNFLVPGQFAPRWAFYVYIAVIVGGSGTNRGAVLGGLVLAVLLELPRFLRDFVPFESVVTNLRLLVVGLLVVVVMTYRPWGILGDPEVMRREE; encoded by the coding sequence ATGACGGTATCGGAGGTGGCGTTGGCCGGACTGACTGGACTCTCTGCCTTCATCGTCAACGTCGCCACGTTCGCGGTCGTATACGTGGTCCTCGCGCTCGGTCTGAACCTCCAGTGGGGGTACACCGGCCTGTTCAACATCAGCGTGGCCGCCTTCTGGGGCATCGGAGCCTACGCGGCGGCGGTCGTCACGAAACCGCCGAGCGCACCGACCGCGTTCGGCCTGAATCTCCCGTATCTCTGGGTGGACGTGGCCGGGGTTCCGCTCCCGCTCGCGCCCGCCGTGTTCGCGGGGGCGCTCACCGCCGGCGCGGTGAGTCTGCTCGTCGCGATTCCGACTCTCCGCCTGCGTGACGACTACCTCGCCATCGCCACGCTCGGTCTGGCCGAGGTCATCCGGTTGATTCTGACGAACGAGGAGTGGCTCACGCAGGGCGCTCGGGGACTCTCGGTGTCGAACCCAATCCTCGGGATGGATTACTCGAATCTGATTCTCCTCGGAATCGCGCTCACCTTGCTCGGAGTTACCTACTGGTTGCTCGAAGCGGGCGTCGATAGCCCGTGGGGCCGCGTGCTGAAGGCGGTCCGCGAAGACGAGACCGTCGCCAAGAGCGTGGGCAAGGACACGTTCGCCTTCAAGACTCAGAGTTTCGTGCTCGGGAGCATGGTGATGGGCGCAGCGGGAACAATCACGGCGCTTCAACTCAACTTCCTCGTCCCCGGCCAGTTTGCACCGAGGTGGGCCTTCTACGTCTACATCGCCGTCATCGTCGGCGGAAGCGGGACCAACCGCGGGGCGGTCCTCGGCGGTCTCGTGTTGGCAGTCCTGCTGGAACTCCCCCGGTTCCTCAGGGACTTCGTCCCCTTCGAGAGCGTCGTGACGAACCTCCGACTGCTCGTCGTCGGTCTGCTCGTGGTCGTCGTGATGACCTACCGGCCGTGGGGGATTCTCGGAGACCCCGAGGTGATGCGCCGCGAAGAGTGA